The Pseudomonas kermanshahensis genome includes a window with the following:
- the gltX gene encoding glutamate--tRNA ligase, with protein sequence MTTVRTRIAPSPTGDPHVGTAYIALFNYCFAKQHGGEFILRIEDTDQLRSTRESEQQIFDALRWLGIEWNEGPDVGGPHGPYRQSERGEIYAKYAKQLVDAGHAFYCFCTAEELEQMRAEQMARGETPRYDGRALLLSAEEVQRRLDAGEPHVIRMKVPSEGICVVPDMLRGDVEIPWDRMDMQVLMKNDGLPTYFLANVVDDHLMGITHVLRGEEWLPSAPKLIKLYEYFGWEQPKLCYMPLLRNPDKSKLSKRKNPTSVTFYERMGFMPEAMLNYLGRMGWSMPDEREKFSLAEMVEHFDLSRISLGGPIFDIEKLSWLNGQWLRELPVEQFAARLQKWAFNSDYMMKIAPHVQGRVETFSQVAPLGGFFFEGALKLDAKLFESKKLSADQVRQVIQLILWKLESLRQWEKDRITGCIQAVVESLELKLRDAMPLMFAAITGQASSVSVLDAMEILGPDLTRYRLRQALDLLGGVSKKENKEWEKLLANIA encoded by the coding sequence ATGACCACCGTACGCACGCGTATCGCGCCATCGCCCACGGGCGACCCCCATGTCGGCACCGCCTACATCGCCCTGTTCAACTACTGCTTTGCCAAGCAGCACGGCGGCGAGTTCATCCTGCGCATCGAAGATACCGACCAACTGCGCTCCACCCGCGAGTCGGAACAGCAGATCTTCGACGCCTTGCGCTGGCTTGGCATCGAGTGGAACGAAGGCCCGGACGTCGGTGGCCCGCACGGCCCTTACCGGCAGAGCGAGCGTGGCGAGATCTACGCCAAATACGCCAAGCAACTGGTCGATGCCGGCCATGCGTTCTACTGCTTCTGCACCGCTGAAGAGCTGGAGCAGATGCGCGCCGAGCAAATGGCCCGTGGCGAGACCCCGCGTTACGACGGCCGTGCCCTGTTGCTGAGCGCTGAAGAAGTGCAGCGCCGCCTGGACGCCGGCGAGCCCCACGTGATCCGCATGAAGGTGCCGAGCGAAGGTATCTGCGTGGTGCCGGACATGCTGCGCGGTGACGTCGAAATCCCATGGGACCGCATGGACATGCAGGTGCTGATGAAGAACGACGGCCTGCCGACCTACTTCCTGGCCAACGTGGTCGACGACCACTTGATGGGCATCACCCACGTCCTGCGGGGTGAAGAGTGGCTGCCGTCGGCGCCCAAGCTGATCAAACTGTACGAGTACTTCGGTTGGGAGCAGCCCAAGCTGTGCTACATGCCGCTGCTGCGTAACCCGGACAAGTCCAAGCTGTCCAAGCGCAAGAACCCAACCTCGGTCACCTTCTACGAGCGCATGGGCTTCATGCCCGAGGCGATGCTCAACTACCTCGGCCGCATGGGCTGGTCGATGCCGGACGAGCGCGAGAAGTTCTCCCTGGCCGAAATGGTCGAGCACTTCGACCTGTCGCGCATCTCCCTGGGCGGGCCGATTTTCGACATTGAAAAACTGTCCTGGCTCAACGGCCAGTGGCTGCGCGAGCTACCGGTCGAACAGTTCGCCGCGCGCTTGCAGAAATGGGCGTTCAACAGTGATTACATGATGAAGATCGCCCCGCATGTTCAAGGCCGGGTCGAGACCTTCAGTCAGGTTGCGCCGTTGGGTGGCTTCTTCTTCGAGGGCGCGCTGAAGCTCGATGCCAAGCTGTTCGAGAGCAAGAAGTTGTCGGCTGATCAGGTGCGCCAGGTCATCCAGTTGATCCTGTGGAAGCTCGAAAGCCTGCGCCAGTGGGAGAAGGACCGCATCACCGGTTGCATCCAGGCCGTGGTCGAGTCGCTGGAGCTGAAACTGCGTGACGCCATGCCGCTGATGTTCGCCGCTATTACCGGCCAGGCCAGCTCGGTGTCGGTGCTCGATGCCATGGAAATCCTCGGCCCGGACCTGACCCGCTACCGCTTGCGCCAGGCTCTGGACTTGCTGGGTGGTGTGTCGAAAAAAGAAAACAAAGAGTGGGAAAAGCTGCTGGCGAACATCGCCTGA
- a CDS encoding HlyD family secretion protein has protein sequence MPAQLKRRLLIFFVVVAAIALAFLAHWYFKGRFYESTDNAYVQGEITRISSQLGARIEDVRVQDNQHVVKGELLVRLEAADFQLAVERARAALATREAEHVQAESRLTQQGSLIAAGQAQVAANQATLNRSRLDLNRAEALRKPGFVSEERVTTLSAESHVASSQVDKARADLQSQRQQVNALTAELKRLDAQIANARADLAQAELNLTRCEIRAPISGTIGQRNARNGQVVQAGAYLLSIVPDEDIWVQANFKETQIGHMQPGQRAELLFDSYPDTPIEARVNSLFAASGAQFSLLPPDNATGNFTKVVQRIPVKLTFSADNPLHGRIRPGMSVTATVDIRTEDEGRNGR, from the coding sequence ATGCCTGCTCAACTCAAACGCCGCCTGCTGATCTTCTTTGTCGTGGTTGCGGCCATCGCCCTCGCCTTCCTGGCCCACTGGTACTTCAAGGGGCGCTTTTACGAAAGTACCGACAACGCTTACGTTCAGGGCGAAATCACCCGTATTTCCAGCCAACTTGGCGCGCGTATCGAAGATGTACGGGTGCAGGACAACCAGCACGTGGTCAAAGGCGAACTGCTGGTACGCCTGGAAGCCGCCGATTTTCAACTTGCCGTCGAGCGCGCCCGAGCCGCCCTGGCAACCCGTGAAGCGGAACACGTGCAAGCTGAAAGCCGCCTGACGCAACAAGGCAGCTTGATCGCTGCGGGCCAGGCCCAGGTCGCCGCCAACCAGGCCACGCTCAACCGCTCACGCCTGGACCTCAACCGCGCAGAAGCCCTGCGTAAGCCTGGCTTCGTGTCCGAGGAGCGGGTGACTACCCTTTCGGCAGAAAGCCATGTCGCCAGCTCCCAGGTCGACAAGGCCCGCGCTGACCTGCAAAGCCAGCGCCAGCAGGTCAATGCCCTGACTGCCGAGCTCAAACGCCTCGATGCGCAGATCGCCAATGCCCGTGCCGACCTTGCCCAGGCCGAATTGAACCTGACCCGCTGCGAGATCCGCGCCCCGATCAGCGGCACCATCGGCCAACGCAACGCACGCAACGGTCAGGTGGTACAGGCTGGCGCCTATCTGCTGTCGATCGTGCCCGACGAAGACATCTGGGTACAGGCCAACTTCAAGGAAACCCAGATTGGCCACATGCAACCAGGGCAGCGCGCCGAATTGCTGTTCGACAGCTACCCAGACACCCCCATCGAAGCCCGGGTCAACAGCCTGTTCGCAGCCTCCGGCGCCCAGTTCAGCCTGCTGCCACCGGACAACGCCACCGGTAACTTCACCAAGGTGGTGCAGCGCATCCCGGTAAAGCTGACCTTCAGCGCCGACAACCCGCTGCATGGCCGCATCCGTCCCGGCATGTCGGTCACCGCCACTGTCGATATCCGCACCGAGGATGAAGGCCGCAATGGCCGGTGA
- a CDS encoding MDR family MFS transporter, with protein MMSVMLGAFMAVLDIQITNSSLKDIQGALSATLEEGSWISTSYLVAEIIMIPLTAWLVQLLSARRLAVWVSAGFLLSSLLCSMAWNLESMIMFRALQGFTGGALIPLAFTLTLIKLPEHHRAKGMAMFAMTATFAPSIGPTLGGWLTENWGWEYIFYINIPPGLVMIAGLLYGLEKKEAHWELLKSTDYAGIVTLGLGLGCLQVFLEEGHRKDWLESNLIVSLGTVALISLITFVILQFSKPHPLINLRILGNRNFGLSSIASLGMGVGLYGSIYLLPLYLAQIQGYNALQIGEVIMWMGVPQLFLIPLVPQLMKVVSPKILCAVGFCLFGAASFGSGVLNPDFAGPQFNHIQIIRALGQPMIMVTISLIATAYIQQQDAGSASSLFNILRNLGGAIGIALLATLLDARTKVYFDYLRESVVPSNPQVAERLAQLAERLGSETAALGKLSEITHQQAQIMAYNDAFHFVGIGLAVSMVAVLLTRKLPEGLKAGEAH; from the coding sequence GTGATGAGCGTGATGCTCGGCGCCTTCATGGCCGTGCTCGACATCCAGATCACCAACTCGTCGCTGAAGGACATCCAGGGCGCGCTTTCCGCGACCCTGGAAGAAGGCTCGTGGATCTCCACCTCCTACTTGGTTGCGGAAATCATCATGATCCCGCTGACCGCCTGGCTGGTGCAGTTGCTGTCCGCCCGGCGCTTGGCGGTGTGGGTTTCGGCCGGCTTTTTGCTGTCGTCCCTGCTCTGCTCCATGGCCTGGAACCTGGAGAGCATGATCATGTTCCGTGCACTGCAGGGCTTTACCGGTGGCGCGCTGATCCCCCTGGCCTTCACCCTGACCCTGATCAAGCTACCCGAGCACCACCGCGCCAAGGGCATGGCCATGTTCGCCATGACGGCCACCTTCGCGCCCTCGATCGGCCCGACCCTGGGAGGGTGGCTGACCGAGAACTGGGGCTGGGAGTACATCTTCTACATCAACATCCCGCCAGGGTTGGTGATGATCGCTGGGCTGCTGTACGGGCTGGAGAAAAAAGAGGCGCATTGGGAGCTGCTGAAGAGCACCGACTATGCCGGCATCGTCACGCTCGGCCTGGGGCTGGGCTGCCTGCAGGTCTTTCTCGAGGAAGGCCATCGCAAGGATTGGCTGGAATCGAACCTGATCGTCAGCCTGGGCACCGTCGCCCTGATCAGCCTGATTACCTTTGTCATCCTGCAGTTTTCCAAGCCGCACCCTTTGATCAACCTGCGCATCCTCGGCAACCGCAACTTTGGGCTGTCGAGTATTGCCAGCCTGGGCATGGGGGTCGGGCTGTATGGCTCAATCTATTTGTTGCCGCTGTACCTGGCGCAGATCCAAGGCTACAACGCCCTGCAGATCGGCGAGGTGATCATGTGGATGGGGGTACCGCAGCTGTTTCTGATTCCGCTGGTACCGCAGCTGATGAAAGTGGTCTCGCCGAAAATACTGTGCGCTGTAGGCTTCTGCCTGTTTGGGGCCGCCAGCTTTGGCTCGGGGGTACTTAACCCGGACTTTGCGGGGCCGCAGTTCAACCACATCCAGATCATTCGGGCACTGGGGCAACCGATGATCATGGTGACCATTTCGTTGATTGCCACGGCCTATATCCAGCAACAAGATGCCGGGTCGGCATCGAGCCTGTTCAACATCTTGCGCAACCTGGGTGGGGCGATTGGCATTGCTTTGCTGGCCACCTTGCTGGATGCGCGGACCAAGGTGTACTTCGACTACCTGCGCGAATCGGTGGTGCCCAGCAACCCACAGGTGGCAGAGCGCTTGGCGCAACTGGCGGAGCGACTGGGCAGTGAGACGGCGGCGCTTGGCAAGCTGAGTGAGATCACCCATCAGCAGGCGCAGATCATGGCGTACAACGATGCCTTCCACTTTGTCGGCATCGGCTTGGCGGTGAGCATGGTAGCGGTACTGTTGACGCGCAAGCTGCCGGAGGGGTTGAAGGCTGGGGAGGCTCATTGA
- the uvrB gene encoding excinuclease ABC subunit UvrB translates to MSEFQLVTRFQPAGDQPEAIRQMVEGIEAGLSHQTLLGVTGSGKTFSIANVIQQVQRPTLVLAPNKTLAAQLYGEFKAFFPNNAVEYFVSYYDYYQPEAYVPSSDTFIEKDASINDHIEQMRLSATKALLERRDAIIVTTVSCIYGLGSPETYLKMVLHVDRGDKLDQRALLRRLADLQYTRNEMDFARATFRVRGDVIDVFPAESDLEAIRIELFDDEVENIAAFDPLTGEVFRKLPRFTFYPKSHYVTPRETLLDAVEGIKEELKDRLEYLHKGNKLVEAQRLEQRTRFDLEMILELGYCNGIENYSRYLSGRPSGAPPPTLYDYLPADALLVIDESHVSVPQVGAMYKGDRSRKETLVEYGFRLPSALDNRPMRFDEWESVSPQTIFVSATPGPYEAEHAGRVVEQVVRPTGLVDPQVEIRPALTQVDDLLSEIRKRVDAGERVLATTLTKRMAEDLSDYLADHDVRVRYLHSDIDTVERVEIIRDLRLGTFDVLVGINLLREGLDMPEVSLVAILDADKEGFLRSERSLIQTIGRAARNLNGRAILYADQMTGSMQRAIDETERRREKQIAFNLANGIVPKGVVKDITDIMEGATVPGSRSKKRKGMAKAAEESARYEAELRTPGEITKRIKQLEEKMMQFARDLEFEAAAQMRDEITQLRERLITS, encoded by the coding sequence ATGTCCGAGTTCCAGCTCGTCACCCGTTTCCAGCCGGCCGGCGATCAGCCCGAAGCCATTCGCCAGATGGTCGAAGGCATCGAGGCGGGGCTTTCGCACCAGACGTTGCTCGGCGTGACCGGCTCGGGCAAAACCTTCAGCATCGCCAACGTCATTCAGCAGGTGCAGCGACCGACCCTGGTGCTGGCGCCGAACAAGACCCTGGCGGCGCAGCTGTATGGCGAGTTCAAGGCGTTCTTCCCGAACAACGCGGTCGAGTATTTCGTTTCCTACTACGACTACTACCAGCCCGAAGCCTATGTGCCCTCGTCCGATACCTTCATCGAGAAAGATGCGTCAATCAACGACCACATCGAGCAGATGCGCCTGTCGGCGACCAAGGCCTTGCTGGAGCGGCGCGACGCGATCATCGTCACCACCGTGTCGTGCATCTATGGCCTGGGCAGCCCCGAGACCTACCTGAAGATGGTCCTGCACGTGGACCGCGGCGACAAACTCGACCAGCGCGCCTTGCTGCGCCGCCTGGCTGACTTGCAGTACACCCGCAACGAGATGGATTTCGCTCGCGCCACCTTCCGCGTGCGCGGCGACGTAATCGACGTGTTCCCGGCCGAATCCGACCTTGAAGCCATCCGCATCGAGCTGTTCGATGATGAAGTGGAGAACATCGCTGCTTTCGACCCGCTCACTGGCGAGGTCTTCCGCAAGCTGCCGCGCTTCACGTTCTACCCCAAGAGCCACTACGTGACCCCGCGTGAGACGCTGCTCGACGCCGTCGAAGGCATCAAGGAAGAGCTCAAGGACCGGCTCGAATACCTGCATAAGGGCAACAAACTGGTGGAGGCGCAGCGGCTGGAGCAGCGCACCCGTTTCGACCTGGAGATGATCCTGGAGCTGGGTTACTGCAACGGTATCGAAAACTACTCGCGCTATCTGTCCGGGCGCCCCTCCGGCGCGCCGCCACCCACCCTTTACGACTACCTGCCCGCCGATGCGCTGCTGGTGATCGACGAGTCGCACGTCAGCGTCCCCCAGGTCGGCGCCATGTACAAGGGCGACCGCTCGCGCAAGGAAACCCTGGTGGAATACGGCTTCCGCCTGCCTTCGGCGCTGGACAACCGGCCCATGCGCTTCGATGAATGGGAGTCGGTAAGCCCGCAGACCATTTTCGTTTCGGCAACCCCCGGTCCTTACGAGGCCGAACATGCTGGCCGCGTGGTCGAGCAGGTGGTGCGGCCTACCGGCCTGGTCGACCCACAAGTGGAGATACGCCCGGCGTTGACCCAGGTCGACGACCTGCTGTCGGAGATCCGCAAGCGTGTCGATGCGGGTGAGCGGGTGCTGGCGACCACGCTGACCAAGCGCATGGCCGAGGACCTTAGTGATTACCTGGCCGACCACGACGTGCGGGTGCGTTACCTGCACTCGGACATCGACACGGTCGAACGGGTGGAAATCATCCGCGACCTGCGCTTGGGCACCTTCGATGTGCTGGTCGGCATCAACCTGCTGCGCGAGGGCCTGGACATGCCCGAAGTGTCGCTGGTGGCGATTCTCGATGCCGACAAGGAAGGCTTCCTGCGTTCCGAGCGGTCACTGATCCAGACCATTGGCCGGGCCGCGCGTAACCTCAATGGTCGCGCCATCCTGTACGCCGACCAGATGACCGGCTCCATGCAGCGGGCCATCGACGAGACTGAGCGGCGCCGGGAGAAGCAGATTGCCTTCAACCTGGCCAACGGTATCGTGCCCAAGGGGGTGGTCAAGGACATCACCGACATCATGGAAGGCGCTACCGTACCTGGCTCGCGCAGCAAGAAGCGCAAGGGTATGGCCAAGGCAGCGGAGGAGAGCGCCCGCTACGAAGCCGAGCTGCGCACGCCGGGCGAGATCACCAAGCGTATCAAGCAGCTGGAAGAGAAGATGATGCAGTTCGCCCGGGACCTGGAGTTCGAGGCGGCAGCGCAAATGCGCGACGAGATTACCCAGTTGCGGGAGCGGCTGATCACCAGCTGA
- a CDS encoding amino acid aminotransferase: MSLFSAVELAPRDPILGLNEAFNADPRTDKVNLGVGVYCNEEGRIPLLRAVIEAETQRAAQHASRGYLPIDGIATYDQAVQKLLFGAESPLLAAGRVVTVQAVGGTGALKIGADFLKRLSPNAVVAISDPSWENHRALFETAGFPVQNYRYYDAPSNDVNRAGMLEDLNSLPSGSIVVLHACCHNPTGVDLTLDDWKNVLEVVKAKGHVPFLDMAYQGFGDGIAEDAFAVRLFAESGLDFFVSSSFSKSFSLYGERVGALSIVTGSKDESTRVLSQVKRVIRTTYSNPPTHGATIVATVLNNDELRQMWEAELGEMRQRIHGMRKQMVELLATYGAQRDFSFVGRQVGMFSYSGLTVEQVARLKNEFGIYALDTGRIAVAALNQSNIHVVTKAIVEVL; encoded by the coding sequence ATGAGCCTGTTTTCCGCTGTCGAGCTGGCACCCCGCGACCCTATTCTGGGCCTCAACGAAGCATTCAACGCCGATCCACGTACCGACAAGGTCAACCTGGGCGTGGGCGTCTACTGCAATGAGGAAGGCCGCATTCCGCTGCTGCGCGCCGTGATCGAAGCCGAGACCCAGCGTGCTGCCCAGCATGCCTCGCGCGGCTACTTGCCGATCGACGGTATCGCGACTTACGACCAGGCCGTGCAAAAACTGCTGTTCGGCGCCGAGTCGCCGCTGCTGGCCGCTGGCCGTGTCGTCACCGTGCAAGCCGTTGGCGGCACCGGTGCGCTGAAGATTGGCGCCGACTTCCTCAAGCGCCTGTCGCCCAATGCCGTGGTTGCCATCAGCGACCCAAGCTGGGAAAACCACCGCGCCCTGTTCGAGACCGCAGGCTTCCCGGTACAGAACTACCGCTATTACGACGCACCGAGCAACGACGTCAACCGCGCCGGCATGCTCGAAGACCTGAACAGCCTGCCGTCCGGCTCGATCGTCGTCCTGCACGCCTGCTGCCACAACCCGACCGGCGTTGACCTCACCCTGGACGACTGGAAAAACGTCCTGGAAGTGGTCAAGGCCAAGGGCCACGTGCCATTCCTCGACATGGCCTACCAGGGCTTTGGTGACGGCATCGCTGAAGACGCCTTCGCCGTGCGCCTGTTCGCCGAGTCGGGCCTGGACTTCTTTGTTTCCAGCTCGTTCTCCAAGTCGTTCTCGCTGTATGGCGAGCGTGTCGGCGCCCTGTCGATCGTGACCGGCTCCAAGGACGAAAGCACCCGCGTGCTGTCCCAGGTCAAGCGCGTGATCCGCACCACCTACTCCAACCCGCCGACCCATGGCGCGACCATCGTCGCCACCGTGCTCAACAACGATGAGCTGCGTCAGATGTGGGAAGCGGAGCTGGGCGAAATGCGCCAGCGCATCCACGGCATGCGCAAGCAGATGGTCGAGCTGCTGGCCACCTACGGTGCTCAGCGCGACTTCAGCTTCGTTGGCCGCCAAGTGGGCATGTTCTCCTACTCCGGCCTGACCGTCGAGCAAGTGGCACGCCTGAAGAACGAGTTCGGCATCTACGCGCTGGACACCGGCCGCATCGCGGTCGCTGCACTGAATCAAAGCAACATCCACGTGGTCACCAAGGCTATCGTCGAAGTGCTGTAA